The DNA window TTCGACGGCGCGCGCACTGTTTTCGTCTCGCGGACGATTCCGGAGACGGGGCTGGGCGCGGCGGTCGTCCGCCCATCACGCAGCGTCCCGGGATAGAGGTCAATCGCACAGCCCGCATCGTGGGCGGGGTACGGCGAGTTATACAGCGAGAATCGCGCGTACTGCGAGAGCGCGGCCGCCGACAGCGTGATAGCACCCATCGGTTCGTTTGCGGATGCGCGGCGGGAGCGTTTAGGCGCATCGACCCGAAGAGAGCCTATGGTTCGGGTGATCCGCGGGCGTGCGCCAACGATCGACGCCGACCGAGCGGCCAGCGAGTCCCTTCTCGAGATCGCCGCGGCCGGCGAGCCCGCGATTCGGGTCTGGACGCCCCACCGGCAGGTCGCATTCGGCCGGCGAGATCGCCACTGTGCGGGCTACGAACGCGCTCGAGAGGCGGCACTCGAGGCAGGGTTCACACCCGTCGAGCGCGATGTCGGCGGGAGAGCAGTCGCCTACGACGGTGAGACCACGCTTGCGTTTGCCCGCGCCGAACCCGTTTCGGACTTTCGGCGGGGAACTGACGAGCGCTACGTGCGCACGACCGAAGCAGTCGTGCACGGACTCTCAGCGGTGGGCGTCACCCTCGAGCGCGGCGAACCTGACGACTCGTTCTGCCCAGGCGCGCATTCGTTGTCAGTGCGGGTCCCAGCGGCTGGCGCAGCCACCACGCAGCAGAAAGTCGTCGGCATTGCCCAACGGGTGCGCACAGATGCTGCGATCACCGCTGGAATCGTCCTCGTTGATGGCCGCGAGACGATGAGTCACATCCTCGAGTCAATCTATGACGCG is part of the Natronolimnobius sp. AArcel1 genome and encodes:
- a CDS encoding lipoate--protein ligase family protein, whose product is MVRVIRGRAPTIDADRAASESLLEIAAAGEPAIRVWTPHRQVAFGRRDRHCAGYERAREAALEAGFTPVERDVGGRAVAYDGETTLAFARAEPVSDFRRGTDERYVRTTEAVVHGLSAVGVTLERGEPDDSFCPGAHSLSVRVPAAGAATTQQKVVGIAQRVRTDAAITAGIVLVDGRETMSHILESIYDALAVPFDPTSVGTVADASCPTDPERVRTALETTLVGDADAVTESVQTLIDVD